In one window of bacterium DNA:
- a CDS encoding two-component system response regulator (DNA-binding response regulator in two-component regulatory system with ZraS; response regulator/sigma54 interaction protein), which translates to MAKILCVDDEVAALVILRETLERAGHQVVAVHRAEAALNVLSRGDIDLLISDYRMPDISGLELLERIRDAGLDVPVIMITGYASIEHAVMSIKAGAVDYVTKPIRPQQLELAVEQALELVRLRRENAALRDEVAQLNVGRKILGESPALKRVLDTIRAVAPTRASVLLQGESGTGKELLARAIHELSDRRDGPFVSVNCPALPESLVESMLFGHEKGAFTGALRQTRGAFERAHRGTLLLDEISEMRLDLQAKLLRVLQEQEFERVGGTVPIHVDVRIVATTNRDLYEEVRQGRFREDLYYRLNTVPVLVPPLRERREDIPILAQHFARVTAKEIGKTIAPLPAETIELLCAYDWPGNVRELAHVIERAVILAPGPVLGPEVFDPARFGLTGGGSVLPRGRAAPVKETQGEEDGGRGGVRIVLNSFDLAEAERTLIERALEAAGGNRTQAAHLLGMSVRTLRHKLNQRGKSLASH; encoded by the coding sequence GTGGCGAAAATCCTGTGCGTCGATGACGAAGTCGCCGCATTGGTGATTCTGCGCGAGACGTTGGAACGCGCGGGGCACCAGGTTGTCGCCGTGCACCGTGCCGAAGCCGCGCTGAACGTCCTCTCCCGCGGCGACATCGATCTGCTCATCTCCGATTATCGGATGCCCGACATCTCGGGTTTAGAGCTGCTGGAACGGATCCGTGATGCCGGGTTGGACGTGCCGGTGATCATGATCACCGGCTACGCCAGCATCGAGCACGCGGTGATGTCCATCAAGGCTGGTGCGGTGGACTACGTGACGAAGCCGATCCGTCCGCAGCAGCTCGAGCTGGCGGTGGAGCAGGCGCTGGAGCTGGTGCGGCTGCGCCGCGAGAACGCGGCGTTGCGGGACGAGGTGGCGCAGCTCAACGTCGGGCGCAAGATCCTGGGCGAGAGCCCGGCGCTCAAGCGCGTCCTGGACACGATCCGTGCGGTCGCGCCGACGCGGGCGTCGGTATTGCTCCAGGGGGAGTCGGGCACAGGCAAGGAGTTGCTCGCGCGCGCGATCCACGAATTGAGCGATCGGCGTGACGGGCCGTTCGTCTCGGTGAACTGTCCAGCGCTGCCCGAGTCGTTGGTGGAGAGCATGCTCTTCGGCCATGAGAAGGGCGCGTTCACGGGGGCGCTGCGTCAGACGCGGGGCGCGTTCGAGCGTGCGCACCGGGGCACGCTGCTCCTGGACGAGATCTCCGAGATGCGGCTGGATCTGCAGGCCAAGCTGCTGCGGGTGCTCCAGGAGCAGGAGTTCGAGCGGGTCGGCGGTACGGTCCCGATCCACGTGGACGTGCGGATCGTGGCGACCACCAACCGGGACCTGTACGAGGAGGTGCGGCAGGGCAGGTTCCGGGAGGACCTGTACTACCGGCTGAACACCGTTCCGGTGCTGGTTCCGCCTTTGCGTGAGCGCCGTGAGGACATCCCGATCCTGGCGCAGCATTTCGCGCGGGTGACCGCGAAGGAGATCGGCAAGACGATCGCGCCGCTCCCCGCCGAGACCATCGAGCTGCTCTGCGCGTACGACTGGCCGGGCAACGTTCGGGAGCTGGCGCACGTGATCGAGCGGGCTGTGATCCTGGCGCCGGGGCCGGTGCTCGGGCCAGAGGTGTTCGACCCGGCGCGGTTCGGGTTGACGGGTGGCGGGAGCGTGCTGCCCCGAGGGCGTGCGGCGCCGGTGAAGGAGACGCAGGGCGAAGAGGACGGAGGGCGGGGAGGCGTACGCATCGTGCTGAACTCCTTCGATCTGGCGGAGGCGGAGCGCACGTTGATCGAGCGTGCGCTGGAGGCGGCGGGCGGCAACCGCACGCAGGCGGCGCACCTGCTCGGCATGAGCGTGCGCACGCTGCGGCACAAGTTGAACCAGCGGGGCAAGTCGCTCGCCAGCCACTGA